In Thermus aquaticus, the sequence GGTGGCCTCCTTGTACCTGGCGGTGTCCCTCAAGCAGGAGGCCAGCGTCTTCCTGGTGGGGGAGAGGCTGAACGCCACGGGGAGCAAGCGCTTCCGGGAGATGCTCTTTGGGAGGGACCTCGAGGGCATCCTGGCCCTGGCCCGGGAGCAGGTGGAGGAGGGGGCCCACGCCCTGGACCTCAGCGTGGCCTGGACGGGGCGGGACGAGCTAGAGGACCTCCAGTGGCTTCTTCCCCATCTGGCCACGGCGGTCACCGTGCCCTTCATGGTGGACTCCACCAGCCCAGAGGCCATGGAGCTGGCCCTGAAGCACCTGCCGGGCCGGGTTCTCCTCAACTCCGTGAACCTGGAGGACGGCCTGGAGAAGTTTGACCGCGTGGCCTCCCTGGCCAAGGCCCACGGGGCGGCCCTGGTGGCCCTCACCATTGACGAGAAGGGCATGGCCAAGACCAGGGCGGAGAAGGTCCGGGTGGCTCTCAGGATGTACGAGCGCCTGACGGAGCACCACGGCTTTCGCCCCGAGGACCTCCTTTTGGACCTCCTCACCTTCCCCATTACCCAGGGGGACGAGGAAAGCCGCCCCCTGGCCCGGGAGACCCTCCTGGCCATGGAGGAGCTTAAGGAGAGGCTTCCCGGGGTGGGGTTCATCCTGGGGATTTCCAACGTCTCCTTTGGCCTCAAGCCCAGGGCCAGGCGGGTGCTGAACTCGGTTTTTCTGGACGAGGCCAGGAAGCGGGGCCTCACCGCCGCCATTGTGGATGCCGGCAAGATCCTGCCCATAGCCCAGATCCCCGAGGAGGCCTACGCCTTGGCCCTGGACCTCATCCACGACCGGCGGCGGGAGGGCTATGACCCCCTCTTCGCCTTCATGGCCTACTTTGAGGCCCACCGGGAGGACGTGGGCGCCAAGGAGGATGCCTTTTCCGCCTTGCCCCTTTTGGAGAGGCTAAAGCGGCGCGTGGTGGAGGGGCGGAAGGGGGGCCTCGAGGCCGATCTGGAAGAGGCCCTCAAGGCCGGGCACAGGCCCCTGGACCTCATCAACGGCCCCCTCCTCGAGGGGATGAAGGAGGTGGGGGAGCTCTTCGGAGCGGGAAAGATGCAGCTTCCCTTCGTCCTCCAAGCGGCTGAGGTCATGAAGCGGGCGGTGGCCTTCCTGGAGCCCCACATGGAGAAGCGGGGAGAGGGCAAGGGCAAGATGGTCCTGGCCACGGTGAAGGGGGACGTGCACGACATCGGCAAGAACCTGGTGGACATCATCCTGACCAACAACGGCTACCAGGTGATCAACCTGGGCATCAAGGTGCCCATTGAGGAGATGCTGAAGGCGGTGGAGGAGCACAGGCCCCACGCTCTGGGCATGTCGGGCCTCCTGGTCAAGAGCACCGTGGTCATGAAGGAGAACCTGGAGTACATGGCGGAAAGGGGCTACACTCTCCCCGTCATCCTGGGTGGGGCGGCCCTCACCCGCGCCTACGTGGAGGAGCTGAAGGCCATCTACCCCAACGTCTACTACGCCGAGGACGCCTTTGAAGGCCTGAGGCTCATGGAGGAGCTCACCGGCCACGCTCCCCCTGAGCTCACCTGGCGGGAGGTCAAGGGGCGGGAGGCTCCCCTCCCCCGGGTGGAGGTGAAGGCCAAGCCCGTGGGCGAGCCCGCCTTCATCCCCCGCCCGCCCTTTTTCGGGGTGCGGAAGGAGGAGGGGTTGGACCTCTACACCATCGCCCACTACGTCAACAAGCTGGCCCTTTACCGGGGCCAGTGGGGCTACAGCCGAAAGGGGCTTTCCCGGGAGGCCTGGCAGGCCCTGGTGGAAAGGGAGGCGGAGCCCGTATTCCGGAGGCTCCTCAAGGAGGCTAGGGAAGAGGGGTGGCTTAGGCCCAGGGTCCTCTACGGCTTCTTCCCCGCGGCCCGGGAAGGGGAGGAGCTTTTGGTGTTCAACCCAGAGACGGGGGAGGTTCTGGAGCGCTTCCCCTTTCCCCGGCAGAAGGGCGGGGGGCTGTCCCTGGTGGACTACTTCCGCCCCCGCTTTGCCCCGCCTTTGGGGGACGAGGCGGCCTGGATGCCCGAGGCCGCCTTCCAGGCGGGGGCCCGGGACGTTCTGGGGGTGCAGCTCGTCACCATGGGGGAGGAGCCTTCCCTCAAGGCCAAGGCCCTTTTTGAAAGCGGGGCCTACCAGGACTACCTCTTCGTCCACGGCTTCAGCGTGGAGATGACCGAGGCCCTGGCGGAGTACTGGCACAAGAGGATGCGGCAGATGTGGGGCATCGCGGGGAAGGACGCCACCGATGTCCGCAAGCTCTTCCAGCAGGGCTACCAGGGGGCCCGTTACTCCTTCGGCTACCCCGCCTGCCCAGACCTTTCCGACCAGGCCAAGCTGGACCGCCTCATGGGCTTTTCCCAGATCGGGGTGGGGCTGACGGAGAGCTACCAGCTCGTCCCCGAGCACAGCACCAGCGCCCTGGTGGTCCACCACCCCGAGGCCCGCTACTTCAGCGTGGACTGACCCTTTTCCTTCGGCCCACTATGCCCGGTAACTTCCCCTTGCCGGGGCCCCCATGCTGGCGCAAGCCAGCAGGGGGTGGCATTAGGCCCACCAGGCGACGGGGCGGGTGGGGAAGGCCCTGGGGGCCACGGCCTCCCCCTTGGGGTGGCGCTCCATGGCGTAGTGGGGGAAGGCGTAGACCTCGAGGACCTCCTCCAGCAGGTTCACCAGCCAGACCTCGGGGATGCCCGCCTTCTGGTAGAGGGGAAGCTTCAGGGCGCGGTCCTGGACCAGGGTGGTGTCCGCGATCTCCACCAAAAGGAGAACGTCTTCGGGGCCAGGGTCCCGCTCCCGGTAGGCCTCCAGGGGAGGGCGGAGAAGGGCCAGGTCCGGGATGGGCTCCGAGTCGGCGGAAAGGGCCAAGGGGCACTGGACCATGACCACGGCCTCCTCGCCGAAGGCTTCCTGAAAGACCCTGTCCAGGTGCATCACGTAGAGCCGGTGCTTTTTCCCCATGGGCGACACGGCGTACACCTCCCCCTCGAGGAGCTCCACCCGTTCGGGGAGGGCCCCCGCCTCGTAGGCCTTGTGGTAGGCCTCCACCGTGAAGCGGTGCTTGACCATCTCCCCTGAGTATACTCTGGCCGTGCTGGGCCTCTTTCAGGCCGCGAGGGCCCTGGGCCTCCGCCCGGCCCTCCTGGAGTCCTTGGGGCCAAAGACCCCCTTTTCCCGGCTCTCCCTCCTGGGGCTAAAGCCCCGGCACCGCCTCGAGGTCCTGGAAGGGCGGCTCTACCTGGACGGGCGGAGGGTGGGGGAGGCTTTGGACCTCTTCCCCTACCTGGAAAGGGGCCTAGGACGGGGCTTCTTCCCCGCCTGGATGGGCTTTTTCGCCTACGAGTTCGCCCGCCACCTGGGGCTTCCCACCCACCCGCCCGTGCCCGGCCTTCCCGAGGCCGCCTTCTTCTACTACCCCGAGGGCTTAGCCTTCCTGGAGGGGCGGCTTGTGGAAAGGCCCGCCCTCCCCATCCGGCCTTCCCCCTACCTCCCCCCGCCCTTGCCGCCCCTTCGCCTCCATAGCGACTACCCCAAAGCCCGCTTCCTGGAGGGGGTGAGGGAGGTCCAGGAGCGGATCCGGGCCGGGGTGGTCTACCAGGTAAACCTCTCCCACCGCTTCCGGGCCCAGGGCGCTCTGGACCCCCTGGCCCTTTACGCCCGCCTCCGGGTCCAAAACCCCTCCCCCTTCATGGGGCTTCTGGAGGGGGAAGGCTGGGCGGTGGTCTCGGGGAGCCCGGAGCGGCTTTTCCAGAAGGTGGGGGCCAGGGTCTTGACCCGGCCCATCGCCGGGACCAGGCCCCGGGGGCGGGAGGAGGCCGAGGACCTCCGCCTGGAGGAGGAGCTCCTCTCTTCCCCCAAGGAGCGGGCCGAGCACGCCATGCTGGTGGACCTCCTCCGCAACGACCTGGCCAAGGTGGCCCTGCCGGGCACGGTGCGGGTAAGGGAGCTTTTCACCGTGGAGCGCTACGCCCACGTCATGCACTTGGTCTCCGAGGTGGAGGGGTACACCCGGGCCTCGTTGGGGGAGGTCTTCGCCGCCCTCTTCCCCGGGGGGACCATCACCGGAGCCCCCAAGGGGACGGTCATGGAGGCCATCCGGGACCTGGAGCCCGTGCCCCGAGGGGCCTACACCGGGAGCCTGGGGTACGTCTCGGGGAGGGGGGCGGACTTCAACATCCTCATCCGCTCCATGTATCAGGTGAAGGAGACCCTTTACTTCTCCGCCGGGGCCGGGGTGGTCATCGCCTCTGACCCCGATAAGGAGTACGAGGAGACCCTCCACAAAGCCGAGGGGCTCCTGAGGGCCCTCACGGGGGGCAGGCCGGGAAGCCCCCTGGCCCCGCCCAAGCCCACCGCCAGGTGGGCTCCCCCGCCCCCTCCCCGCCGCCTCGAGGCCCGGGTCCTCTTCCTGGAAAACCGGGACTCCTTCAGCCACAACCTGGTGGACTACCTGCGGGCCCTGGGGGCGGAGGTGGAGGTGGTGGACCAGGAGGAGGCCCCCAGGTTTTCCGGCTTCACCCACCTCCTGGTGGGCCCGGGGCCCAAGGACCCCTATAGGGCGGGAAGGGTCCTGGAGTGGACCAAGAGGGCCTTGGAGGAGGGCGTTCCCTTCCTGGGGGTCTGCCTGGGCCACCAGGCCCTGGGGGTGGCCCTGGGGGCGGAGCTTTACCGGGAGGCCCCGGTCCACGGGGAGGCCCACCCCATCCACCACGCGGGGGAGGCCCTCTTCCGGGGCCTTCCCAACCCCCTGCCCTTCGCCCGCTACCACTCCCTGGCCTTAAGGCGCCTGCCCCCCGCCCTCCGCCTCCTGGCCTGGACGGAGGACGGGGTGCCCATGGCCATCTGGGACGGTAAGGTGGCCTTTGGGGTCCAGTTCCACCCGGAAAGCATCCTCTCCCCCTGGGGCATGGAGCTACTCGCCCGCTTTTTGGAGGTGGGATGAAGCGGGTGCTCCTTTCGGGCAAGCCCTTCGCCGAGCCCCTTCCCGAGGGCTTTCTTTACCACGGGTATAGCGTCTTCACCACCTTGAGGGCCGAGGGGGGAAGGCCCCTCTGGCTACCGGACCACCTGGCCCGCCTCCGCCGCCACGCCGAGGCCTTGGGCCTTAGCTACCCCGGGGACGAGGCCTTTTTGCAGGACCTGAAGGTCCTCCTCGCCGCCTTTCCCCAGGCCCCCTGCCTCCGCCTTCGCCTCACCGTGGGGGAGGGGGTGTGGCTCTCCGAGGCCAGGCCCTACGCCCCCCCGCCCCGGGCCCTCTACCGGGAGGGGGTGCGGGTCCACCTGACCCCCTACCGGGTCCACCCGGACCTCTTCCCCTACAAGACGGGCAACTACCTGCCCTACCGCCTGGCCCTGGAGGAGGCCAAAAGGCAAGGTGCCTTTGAGGGCCTCCTCCTGAACGAGAAGGGGCACGTGGTGGACGGGAGCCGCACCAGCCCCTTGCTCTTTCGGAAGGGCACCCTCTACCTCCTGGAGGGGGGCCTCGAGGGCCTCACCCGGGAGAAGGTGGCCGAGGCGGCCCGGGAGCTTGGGCTAAAGGTGGAGCGGGCCCATTTGCGCCCGGAGGAGCTGGAGGGCGCCCTTCTCCTTGCCGGAAGCGGCGTGGGCCTTTTGCCCGTGGGCAGGCCGCCGGAGGCCCTCTTTCCCCTCATAGAGCGCTTCCTCCCCGCTTGCTATACTGAATAGCGGTACCGCCAGCCCGAAGGCTTTGGGCTGGTAGCCCTTTTTGCACGGGAGGACGCATGAAGAAGCCCGTCTACCTCACCCCAGAAGGCTTTCGCCGCCTTCAGGAGGAGCTGAACCACCTGAAGACCACCAAAAGGCAGGAGATCTCCGCCGACTTTGAGCAGGCCCTGGAGGAGGGGGACCTGCGGGAAAACGCCGGCTACGACGAGGCCAGGCGGGCCATGTGGCAGAACGAGGCCCGCATCGCCCAGCTGGAAGACCTCCTGGCCCGGGCCGTGGTCGTGGAGGGGAACGGCTCCTACGACCAGGTGGCCCTGGGATGTCAGGTGGAGCTGGAGACGGAAAGCGGGGAGAGGCTTTCCCTGGCCATCGTGGGGAGCCACGAGGCCGACATCTTCAGCGGAAAGATCTCCGACGAGTCCCCCTTGGGCCAGGCCCTTTTGGGCAAGAAGGTGGGGGACGTGGTGGAGATCCGGGGCAAGAAGGGGGCCCAGGTCTACACCATCCTGGAGATCAAACCCCTATAGCCTCCGCCGAGCGCAAGGGCCCCAGGCTCTCCTCGGCGTGGGCCTTGAGGGCCAGGAAGAGGCGGTCTAGGGGGGCCTCCTCTAGGTAGGGGAGGGCCTCCCCGCCGAGGAGGTGGAGGACGGCCCTCAGGGCCTCCACCCCTTTTTCCCCCAGGTAGACCCCTTCCCCCCCCAGCCTGCCGCCCTTGAGGTGGAGGCCTGGCCCCAGGAGGTTAGGGGAAAGCCCCCCGGCCTTCAGCACCCGCCAGCCCGCCCAGACCAGGGGGAGGAGAGGGTTGGGGTGTTTGGCGAGGCCCCGGAGGCCGGAGACGAAGACGGGGTAGATCCTGGGAGCGGCCTCGGGGGAGGCCAGGCGGTAGGCCAGCTCGGCCAGAAAGGAGGCGAGGAGGAAGCGCCTGGGCTCCTCTAGGCCGTGGAGCCTGCCTATGAGTTTCGCCTGGGTCAGGGTGGGAAGGCCCTCCTCCTTGGCGTAAAGCTGGAAGCGCACGTGGTGGAAAAGGGAAAGCCTTCCCGTGCGCCCCGTGGGCCTCTGGCCTTTGCGGGCCACCGCCTCGAGGCTCCCCTTGGGCGTGAGGAAGCGCACCAGAAGATCCCCCTGCGCCAGGGGCTTCCTGCCCACCACGATGCCCTCCTCGAGGCGGTACCGCTCCATCTTTTTCAGTGTATGCTGGAGGCATGGAAAGGACCCTGCGCGACATCCTGGAGTGGGTGGTTTTGGGCCTCTTGGTGGTGGTGGGGGTGCTCCTCGCCCTCTGGGTGGGGGGCTGGGTCTTCACCTTCCTGGGCAAGGTCCTCCTAGCCCTCTCCGGGCTCATCTGGACCCTTCTCACCTACGCCATTCCCGTCCTCATCGTGGCCGCCATCGGCTACGGGGTGGTTTACTTCTTGCAGAAGCGCTCCTCCAGCGCCTCCTAGGCCTTTTCAGGGCAACGCCTTGAGAAGCTTCCGGGGAGCGGGCCTCCGCTCCCCGCTTTCCCTTGGCCGGGAAAGCCCCGGGTCCACCTCCTGGGGTTGGCCCAAGGGCGTGCCCCTTCCGCCTCTGGCGGCGGAAGGGCCTTTACTACACTTGTCAGCAAAATTACGATGCAACTGGCTTTTCTTGCGCTTTGAAAATCAAAGCCCCCTTTCCAGGCCGCCTTTTGGCCCATATTTTGACCTGGCCCAACGTTGCGGTGTGTGCTATACTCCCCCTAACCCGGACCTCCGGGTGGGGACCTTGAAAGCCAGTTCTTCCCTTGGGGATGGGCAATATGCGTTTCCCCTTCTCATCGGCCCTCTCTCCTGCGTGTGTTCATCGGCATAAACCCCCGAAAACCCCCGTTATTCGCCCCATGCATATTCCAAGCTTCATCTTTCTCACAAACCTCCCTCTGACAGTGCCGTCCAGAAGGGCATTCTTATAGGGGTAGAGTTGCAAACCACGTAGCCCCGTAAGGGGATTGCGACGCCGCACCCGCAAAAGGGGTCCAGGACCACGTCCCCGGGGGTTGCAAACCACGTAGCCCCGTAAGGGGATTGCGACACCTGTTCTTCAAGTTTGGCCACCCGCTTTTTGAGCGGTTGCAAACCACGTAGCCCCGTAAGGGGATTGCGACCTTCGCTTATGGCATCCCACACCCACGAGGGAGGCACTAGTTGCAAACCACGTAGCCCCGTAAGGGGATTGCGACCACCCCTCGCCATCCTCGCCCATGTAAAGCTCTACCTTCGTTGCAAACCACGTAGCCCCGTAAGGGGATTGCGACCCGCTAGGCCACGCCTTGAGGGTAGCGACCACCTTGCGAGTTGCAAACCACGTAGCCCCGTAAGGGGATTGCGACCACTGGCCGTTTTCAATCCGACCAGTGTACACTACAGGTTCTGTTGCAAACCACCTAGCCCCGTAAGGGGATTGCGACCAGGGTGTAGGTAAACTTGCCCACGCGCGCGGTGTAGGTTGCAAACCACCTAGCCCCGTAAGGGGATTGCGACAACCGGCGGGTAGCCTCCTCCAGGGCCATGAGGACCACCTGTTGCAAACCACTTAGCCCCGGAAGGGGATTGCGGCACCACCATGGCGCTACTGGAGCACCCCCGGGGTCCTGCCAGGGGTTTTTCCTTGTCGCCCTATAATGCCCCTATGCGCCTTCTTTTCATCGGCGACGTGATGGCGGAGCCCGGCCTCAGGGCCGTGAGCCTGCACCTGCCGGACATCCGCGACCGCTACGACCTGGTCATCGCCAACGGGGAGAACGCCGCCAAAGGTAAGGGCCTGGACAAGAGGAGCTACCGCCTCCTGCGGGAGGCGGGGGTGGACCTCATCTCCCTGGGCAACCACGCCTGGGACCACAAGGAGGTCTACGAGCTTTTGGAAAAAGAGCCCGTGGTGCGGGCCCTCAACTACCCCCCGGGGACGCCGGGGAAGGGCTTTTGGCGCCTCGAGACCGGCGAGAGCCTCCTCTTCGTCCAGGTGATGGGCCGCATCTTCATGGACCCCCTGGACGACCCCTTCCGGGCCCTGGACGCCCTTCTGGAAAGGGAGAAGGCGGACTACGTGCTGGTGGAGGTCCACGCCGAGGCCACCAGCGAGAAGATGGCCCTGGCCCACTACCTGGACGGGCGGGTCAGCGCTGTCCTCGGCACCCACACCCACGTGCCCACCCTGGACGCCACCCGCCTGCCCAAAGGGACCCTCTACCAGACCGACGTGGGCATGACGGGCACCTACCAGTCCATCATCGGGGGGGAGATAGAGACCTTCCTGGCCCGCTTCCTGACGGGCCGCCCCCAGCCCTTCCGCGCCGCAGAGGGGAAGGCTCGCCTCCACGCCACCGAGCTGGTCTTGGAAGGGGGGAGGCCCATTTCCATCAGCCCCTACGTGTGGGAAGAGCCATGACGGAGCCCTTTGAGCTTTTGAAGGCGGAGGTGGACCTCCTGGGCCGGCTCCTGGGGGAGGCCATCCGGAGGGTTTCCGGGGAGAGGTTTTTCGCCCTGGTGGAGGAGGTGCGCCTCCTGGCCAAGGCCAGGCGGCAGGGGGACGAGGGGGCGGGGGAGGCGCTTTTGAAGCGGGTGGGGACCCTCTCCACGGAGGAGGCCGAGGCCCTGGTGCGGGCCTTCACCCACTACTTCCACCTGGTGAACCTGGCGGAGGAGCGCCACCGGGTGCGGGTGAACCGGGTGCGGGCCCAGGCGGAGACCCCCGAGAACCCCAGGCCCGAGGGCTTTTTGGCCCTGGCCCAGGCCCTGAAGGCCCGGGGGCTTTCCCTGGAGGAAGCCGAGGCCCACCTGAACCGGCTGGAGCTCCTCCTCACCTTCACCGCCCACCCCACGGAGACCCGCCGCCGCACCCTGCGCCACCACCTGGAGGCCTTACAGGGGGAGCTGGAGGAGGGGGACAGGACCCGGCTCGAGGCCCGGGTGGCCCTCCTCTACGCCACCGAGGAGGTGCGCAAGGCCAGGCCCAGCGTGGAGGACGAGATCAAGGGGGGGCTTTACTACCTGCCCACCACCCTCTGGCGGGCCATCCCCAAGGTGGTGGAGGGGCTGGAGACCGCCTTGGAGCGGGTCTACGGCAAGAGGCCCCGCCTCAAAAGCCCTGTCCGCTTCCGAAGCTGGATCGGCGGGGACCGGGATGGGAACCCCTTCGTGACCCCCGAGGTCACCCGTTTCGCCGCCCGCTACGCCCGCGAGGTGGCCAAGGAAAAGGTTCTGGAGGAGCTGGGAGCCTTGGTGCGGGACCTCTCCCTTTCCGAGGCCAAGGTGCCCGTGCCCCGGGAGGTGCGGGCGGGGGGCGAGGGGGTGGAGCGGTTCCCCGGAGAGCCCTACCGCCGCTTCTTCGCGCAAATCTACCGGAAGGTTTCCCAGGACGAGGCCACCACCGAGGAGCTCCTTTCCGCCCTGAAGGTGGCGGAAGGGGGGCTTAGGGCCGTGGGGCTTGAGGAGGTGGGGAGGAGCTTTTTGCGCCCCCTCGAGGCCCGCTTGAGCGCCTTCGGCCTGGAGCTCGCCCCCCTGGACCTTCGGGAGGAGTCGGGGAAGCTCCTCCTGGCCGCCGCCGAGCTCCTTCGCCTGGGCGGGGTCCACCCAGACTTCCTAAGCCTTTCCCCCGAGGCCCAGGAGGCCCTCCTCACCGAGGAGCTGAAGACGGCGAGGCCCCTCCTCCCCGTGGGGGAGGAGCCCCAGGAGGAGGCCCTGAGGGTGGCCCTGGGGGCCCTACGGGCCTGGCGGGACAAGGGGGCCCACGTGGTCTCCATGACCCACCACCCCGCCGACCTCCTCAGCGTCTTCCTCCTGGCCCGGGAGGTGGGGCTCTACCGCCCGGGTAAGCCCCTCCCCTTTGACGTGGTCCCCCTCTTTGAGACCCTGGAGGACCTCAGGCGGGCCCCCTTGGTCCTCCGCCGCCTCTTGGAGAACCCCGTCTTCCTGGCCCACGCCCGGGGCCGGGGCGGGGTGGAGGTCATGATCGGCTACTCCGACTCCAACAAGGACGCCGGCTTCCTCATGGCCAACCTGGCCCTCTACGAGGCCCAGGAGGCCTTAAGCCAGGTGGGGGAGGAGCGGAGGCTTCCCGTTCACTTCTTCCACGGCCGGGGCACCTCCACCGCCCGGGGGGGCGGCCCGGCGGGCCGGGCCATCGCCAGCCTCCCCCCAAGGAGCGTGGGCCGCCGCCTCCGCCTCACGGAGCAGGGGGAGGCCCTGGCGGACCGCTACAGCCACCCCGATCTGGCCGTGCGCCACCTGGAGCAGCTCCTCTTCCACTTCGCCCAGGCCGCCTTGGGGGACGGGGTGGAGCCTAAGCCCCACTGGCGGGAGGCTCTCTCTTGGGCGGGGGGGAGGAGCATGGCCCACTACCGGGCCCTCCTGGCGGAAGAGGG encodes:
- a CDS encoding aminotransferase class IV, producing MKRVLLSGKPFAEPLPEGFLYHGYSVFTTLRAEGGRPLWLPDHLARLRRHAEALGLSYPGDEAFLQDLKVLLAAFPQAPCLRLRLTVGEGVWLSEARPYAPPPRALYREGVRVHLTPYRVHPDLFPYKTGNYLPYRLALEEAKRQGAFEGLLLNEKGHVVDGSRTSPLLFRKGTLYLLEGGLEGLTREKVAEAARELGLKVERAHLRPEELEGALLLAGSGVGLLPVGRPPEALFPLIERFLPACYTE
- the metH gene encoding methionine synthase; translated protein: MVEVHTCSPGCRHHLGGAGWGEAPLVRLGYNKEARARKFPYLKALLERPVIFDGAMGTELQKRDLTPEDYGGEAYYGCPEVLNATRPEVIREIHLAYLEAGAEVVETNTFGALRHVLAEYGLGHRAEELAYLGARLAKEAAEPYGAFVAGALGPGTKLISLGQITWDELFAAYKEAVRGLLRGGVDLVLLETAQDILQVRCAVLAAREAMAEVGREVPLQVQVTIEATGTMLVGTDEQAALAALESLPIDVVGMNCATGPDLMDNKIRYFAKNSTRFVSCLPNAGLPRNEGGKVVYDLTPEELARWHRKFVAEYGVNAVGGCCGTGPEHIRRVAEAVRGLPAPGRPKAFPPQVASLYLAVSLKQEASVFLVGERLNATGSKRFREMLFGRDLEGILALAREQVEEGAHALDLSVAWTGRDELEDLQWLLPHLATAVTVPFMVDSTSPEAMELALKHLPGRVLLNSVNLEDGLEKFDRVASLAKAHGAALVALTIDEKGMAKTRAEKVRVALRMYERLTEHHGFRPEDLLLDLLTFPITQGDEESRPLARETLLAMEELKERLPGVGFILGISNVSFGLKPRARRVLNSVFLDEARKRGLTAAIVDAGKILPIAQIPEEAYALALDLIHDRRREGYDPLFAFMAYFEAHREDVGAKEDAFSALPLLERLKRRVVEGRKGGLEADLEEALKAGHRPLDLINGPLLEGMKEVGELFGAGKMQLPFVLQAAEVMKRAVAFLEPHMEKRGEGKGKMVLATVKGDVHDIGKNLVDIILTNNGYQVINLGIKVPIEEMLKAVEEHRPHALGMSGLLVKSTVVMKENLEYMAERGYTLPVILGGAALTRAYVEELKAIYPNVYYAEDAFEGLRLMEELTGHAPPELTWREVKGREAPLPRVEVKAKPVGEPAFIPRPPFFGVRKEEGLDLYTIAHYVNKLALYRGQWGYSRKGLSREAWQALVEREAEPVFRRLLKEAREEGWLRPRVLYGFFPAAREGEELLVFNPETGEVLERFPFPRQKGGGLSLVDYFRPRFAPPLGDEAAWMPEAAFQAGARDVLGVQLVTMGEEPSLKAKALFESGAYQDYLFVHGFSVEMTEALAEYWHKRMRQMWGIAGKDATDVRKLFQQGYQGARYSFGYPACPDLSDQAKLDRLMGFSQIGVGLTESYQLVPEHSTSALVVHHPEARYFSVD
- the recO gene encoding DNA repair protein RecO — encoded protein: MERYRLEEGIVVGRKPLAQGDLLVRFLTPKGSLEAVARKGQRPTGRTGRLSLFHHVRFQLYAKEEGLPTLTQAKLIGRLHGLEEPRRFLLASFLAELAYRLASPEAAPRIYPVFVSGLRGLAKHPNPLLPLVWAGWRVLKAGGLSPNLLGPGLHLKGGRLGGEGVYLGEKGVEALRAVLHLLGGEALPYLEEAPLDRLFLALKAHAEESLGPLRSAEAIGV
- a CDS encoding Uma2 family endonuclease; the protein is MVKHRFTVEAYHKAYEAGALPERVELLEGEVYAVSPMGKKHRLYVMHLDRVFQEAFGEEAVVMVQCPLALSADSEPIPDLALLRPPLEAYRERDPGPEDVLLLVEIADTTLVQDRALKLPLYQKAGIPEVWLVNLLEEVLEVYAFPHYAMERHPKGEAVAPRAFPTRPVAWWA
- a CDS encoding phosphoenolpyruvate carboxylase, whose product is MTEPFELLKAEVDLLGRLLGEAIRRVSGERFFALVEEVRLLAKARRQGDEGAGEALLKRVGTLSTEEAEALVRAFTHYFHLVNLAEERHRVRVNRVRAQAETPENPRPEGFLALAQALKARGLSLEEAEAHLNRLELLLTFTAHPTETRRRTLRHHLEALQGELEEGDRTRLEARVALLYATEEVRKARPSVEDEIKGGLYYLPTTLWRAIPKVVEGLETALERVYGKRPRLKSPVRFRSWIGGDRDGNPFVTPEVTRFAARYAREVAKEKVLEELGALVRDLSLSEAKVPVPREVRAGGEGVERFPGEPYRRFFAQIYRKVSQDEATTEELLSALKVAEGGLRAVGLEEVGRSFLRPLEARLSAFGLELAPLDLREESGKLLLAAAELLRLGGVHPDFLSLSPEAQEALLTEELKTARPLLPVGEEPQEEALRVALGALRAWRDKGAHVVSMTHHPADLLSVFLLAREVGLYRPGKPLPFDVVPLFETLEDLRRAPLVLRRLLENPVFLAHARGRGGVEVMIGYSDSNKDAGFLMANLALYEAQEALSQVGEERRLPVHFFHGRGTSTARGGGPAGRAIASLPPRSVGRRLRLTEQGEALADRYSHPDLAVRHLEQLLFHFAQAALGDGVEPKPHWREALSWAGGRSMAHYRALLAEEGFFPFFEALTPIREIGELPIASRPVYRHGRVRDIGDLRAIPWVMAWTQVRLLLPGWYGLSVLEELPLELLREMYREWPFFATTLESAAMALAKADLGVARLYLRLVPEALHPLFHRIAEEYLRTQALLEAIFQAPLLHNQRTLERQIALRNPYVDPINIVQVELLRRYRAPGGREDEALRKALLLSILGVAAGLRNAG
- the greA gene encoding transcription elongation factor GreA, whose amino-acid sequence is MKKPVYLTPEGFRRLQEELNHLKTTKRQEISADFEQALEEGDLRENAGYDEARRAMWQNEARIAQLEDLLARAVVVEGNGSYDQVALGCQVELETESGERLSLAIVGSHEADIFSGKISDESPLGQALLGKKVGDVVEIRGKKGAQVYTILEIKPL
- a CDS encoding chorismate-binding protein, whose product is MLGLFQAARALGLRPALLESLGPKTPFSRLSLLGLKPRHRLEVLEGRLYLDGRRVGEALDLFPYLERGLGRGFFPAWMGFFAYEFARHLGLPTHPPVPGLPEAAFFYYPEGLAFLEGRLVERPALPIRPSPYLPPPLPPLRLHSDYPKARFLEGVREVQERIRAGVVYQVNLSHRFRAQGALDPLALYARLRVQNPSPFMGLLEGEGWAVVSGSPERLFQKVGARVLTRPIAGTRPRGREEAEDLRLEEELLSSPKERAEHAMLVDLLRNDLAKVALPGTVRVRELFTVERYAHVMHLVSEVEGYTRASLGEVFAALFPGGTITGAPKGTVMEAIRDLEPVPRGAYTGSLGYVSGRGADFNILIRSMYQVKETLYFSAGAGVVIASDPDKEYEETLHKAEGLLRALTGGRPGSPLAPPKPTARWAPPPPPRRLEARVLFLENRDSFSHNLVDYLRALGAEVEVVDQEEAPRFSGFTHLLVGPGPKDPYRAGRVLEWTKRALEEGVPFLGVCLGHQALGVALGAELYREAPVHGEAHPIHHAGEALFRGLPNPLPFARYHSLALRRLPPALRLLAWTEDGVPMAIWDGKVAFGVQFHPESILSPWGMELLARFLEVG
- a CDS encoding TIGR00282 family metallophosphoesterase yields the protein MRLLFIGDVMAEPGLRAVSLHLPDIRDRYDLVIANGENAAKGKGLDKRSYRLLREAGVDLISLGNHAWDHKEVYELLEKEPVVRALNYPPGTPGKGFWRLETGESLLFVQVMGRIFMDPLDDPFRALDALLEREKADYVLVEVHAEATSEKMALAHYLDGRVSAVLGTHTHVPTLDATRLPKGTLYQTDVGMTGTYQSIIGGEIETFLARFLTGRPQPFRAAEGKARLHATELVLEGGRPISISPYVWEEP